From the Papaver somniferum cultivar HN1 chromosome 2, ASM357369v1, whole genome shotgun sequence genome, the window aaataaataaaaacccaaaaaacaacTCGTCATCATCCCCGAATGAGAATCTCCACGCAGCCATTAATTTCCCTCCGTTAACATAATCCCTAAAATTCATCTTCATTTCTAGGGACCTCTTTTTATGATCTTTAATCTATATCGAAGAAGATGGTTTCTCCTGAAAATCCAGATTGGCTTCTTGATTACCCGTTAATAGCAGCAGACTTCCAAGCTCCAACCGATGGATTCAACTGGGCTTCACAACATTTAAACGGTTCTAATCCTGTAAGGTTCGTTAATTCGATTAATCCTCTCAATTTTATtgtcttttattttttagatttttttgtcAAATTTATTTGGAGAATATTGATTGTATTGTTTTATTAGGGTTATTGATTTTTGCTTTATGAAAAACTAGATGTTCTTATTCAGTTACTGGTGTAGAATTGGTAAATATTTCCATTAGTTTAGGGAGATCCTATTGGAGCTTATAGGGTTACTAATCTGTAAAGTTGTGTGCATAATTAGAAATTTGAAGGACTAAGAAAAACTATGGTCCCTTCAAAAAAAAGAAGTGCTCCTTACGTTCAATCAAAGCTCGTTTGGAGAGATTCCTAATCAACTTCTTACCTTGTTCTGGTGAACAATTTTCTACTAAGAGTGATTTGAGAGTCTTTGCAGGATAAGAGTTGTTGTGCCATTGGTCTCTAGGAGTTGTGCTTTTGACAAGTGTAGATGAGATTTTTTATTTCGTTAGCTAAGTAAGAGTGTGCTTTTGATAGGAGATAGAAAGTTTTTCTAGCCATCTATTCTGAAATGTACTCGGTTTGGCTTTTAGCAATAAAATCCAACGGAACTTGAACCTTCTATAGGTTTATAGTTTGTCTTGTTGATGCTTCTCAGGAAGAATATTGTTGAGAAACAAGGAAAAGGGTGTACTTTGATTCTGAGTTTGCAGCTGTCTTACATTTTGCAAGACTTGTGGCTCATGCCCAACATTATAGGTTATCTATGTTTGTGGCAATATTAACTTTTTGTTGTGTCTTTGCAGTGTCGAAATTGATGACTGCTTTGGGGATTCTGTTGCAGTTGAGGAAACAAGCTCCCGGAAACGGTAGTTCTTCTCATATGTAGTCATATGACTCATATCAACCAAGATGCTCTTCCAACTGGTCGAttttaataaaaaagaatattCATTATAGGAGGATGTCTTTGATTAAAGGTTCTTGAAAATTTTGTTACAGGGTGAGGTCTGATTCAAGTACGTCAGCATCTAGCTCTAAAGCATGTAGAGAGAAAATGAGGAGAGATAGACTGAACGATAGGTACATATTCTGTTTATGTCGATCTTTAttcaattaaaccaaaaaaaaacaaaacagatACATCACTGACATCAGTTTTGAAAAATCACAAGATTCGTGGAATTGGGTTGCATCCTGGATCCTGGGAGGCCTCCAAAAATGGATAAGGCTGCTATATTGAGTGATGCTGTACGTATGGTGACTCAGCTAAAGAGTGAAACCCAGAAACTTATGGAGTCTAATGAGAGTCTCCAGGAGAAGATCAAGGAGTTGAAGGTGAGATCCATATTTCTTAGTTGGTTATTCCCAATTCTCATCTTTGCGTACTCTTAACACAATGTCGAGATAGTGACTTGAACACAATTAATTTGGTGGAAGAAGCTCGTTAGTATTTTCCGTTGACAAAAGTTCGTCAGCACCAATGTCCTAACCGATAGAAAGTTTACATGTTTTTACTTAAATTTTGTTTGATTCCCTTGTGGCCTGAGAAGTGAGAACATATCAAAATAGCCTCTTGATTATATCCTAATGATGAAAGAGATTGTTTATCTGTACAGGTCGAGAAGAACGAACTTCGTGATGAAAAACAGAGGCTAAAGTCAGAGAAAGAAAACCTAGAGCAGCAACTTAAAGCCACTTCTGCTCCACCAGCTGGTTTCATGCCTCACCCTTCTGCCATCCCTGCTGCTTTCACTATGCAAGCCCAAGCTGCAGGCGACAAGCTGATGCCATTCATGGGCTACCCTGGTGTTGCCATGTGGCAATTCATGCCACCTGGTGCAGTCGACATTTCTCAGGATCATTTGCAACGTCCCCCAGTTGCCTAAGTTGGAGAGGAGACTTCATTTTTTCAATCAGTTGAAGTTGATACTTCTCAGGATCACGTGCTTTGGAAGGAGACTTCGTTATTTCAGTGTGAAGAAAATGGCCttcccttatttatttatttttctgctATTTTAGTCGACTATTATTGAAGAAAACTCAATTAGGTTGACTGTTAATTGGAAGCTGAGAGAACTCATGGACTGCTTAACTTGTAAATGAAATAGGCAAATCTAGTAATTTATGATCTGATTTCTTCATCATCTGCTTCTTAGTTTTATTCAGCAAGGCAAATCTAGAAATATCAACTTCTCTTTCAAGGAAAGTCTAGTAATGTGTCGGTGGCCTTTCTTTTGCTGAATGTTAAAAAAGTCTAGCTCCTACCCAAAACGAAAAGGAAAGGTGATTGGGTTATCAGGTAACTGTATGCATTTGCTTTTGTAGTTACCATCTACTGTATTACTTTTAAACTCCTTTGGCGTTTCTGTAATGGTATTCAGTTTGCATCTAATTATGGGGCAGAGAGAAACAGTTATTACCTGAAGGACTTATTTCATTACTGTTTCTTGTGAAGGTCTTTGTTTACATAAGAATCTAATATTGGGCAACAGTAATAGCACCCCACTAGAACTGTGTAGGAGTGTTTAGAAAATCAAATCTGCAGCAGGATTTCTATGGATCAGTAATTGAGATGTCATGAAGATTGGTTTGATATGCTGCTTTGATAAGTAAACTGCCAAGAACTTTCTGATTTACTTGCACTTGTTGATGTGTCACTCTCTGGAAACCTGTTTAATTGTATGCGGCTATGACTAAAAACTGCAGGTGGTGGTAACGATTCGGGGATGGTAGTATCATTCGCGAGCATTTGAGCAACCTTCGCCATGGTGGGTCTCTCAATTACATCTTGAACGGATAACAACCCCACCTGTATGCACCTCTTAACTTCATTTTCTATATAGTTCTCTCTTAATGTTTGGTCCATCAACTCTAAAGCTGTTCCTTCTTCCCAATGTCTCCATACCTGGAAGGAACACCAAAGAATTAAAGTTCGTGGTAGTTGGTCGAATCACCTTAAAGCCTTAATTTGTTACCTGTTAACTGATCAATAAAGGAATTAATCATTAGCATAAGACTCACATAGGTTAGAAGGTACTCGGAGCTCTCTGATTCGTAGAACTGATTGATCCTCCTGCCGGTTATTATCTCGAGTAGTAAGATGCCAAAACTATATACATCTGATTTTGTCGAGAACTGCCCATGCAATACATATTCTGGTGCAATGTATCCGCTACATGTGTTATTTGAATGATTAGTAAGATACATTCAACGAGTTCCGTTATTCAGCTATATCGAAATGAAGTGCATAAGAATTATCGTTCTACTTACAATGTTCCCACAGCTTTACTGCTGTTTCCTTGAGTTAGGTCCAAGTCAAACAGCTTTGCCATACCAAAATCTGCAATTTTGGCGTTGTTCTCTTCATCTAACAACACATTGGCAGCTTTGAGATCTCTATGAATAATTCTTAACCGAGAATCTTCATGAAGATAGAGTAGGCCTTTAGCGATCCCTCCAATTATTTTATAACGTGTCTCCCAATTCAAATTTGCTGCTTTCGTGGGGTCTTAGATAGTTGCAACATGTACAAAATCAAAATACCCAAGTTAGATAGAATCCAGAGCCGGATGGTTGATAAATTTGAAAGAGACAAATAGAACTCAAAATGAATGAAAAGAGGTTCCAAACCAAAAATAATTTGGTCGAGGCTTCCGTTGGGCAGAAACTCATAGATAAGTTGCTTTTCTTCTCCCTCCAAGCAGAAACCAAGGAGTCTAACAAGATTCCTGTGTTGAAGCTTGACTAATAAACCAACCTCAGTCTTGAATTCTTTTTTACCCTGTTCAGAGTTGATAGATAGCCGCTTTACGGCTATTTCTTGTCCATTTGATAACGTACCCTGCAAACATATTAGTAGATGAGACTGACTGTGTATATTGAAGTAAGATGTGTACTTTCGTTGgattttcaaagttttttttatACCTTGTAAACATAACCAAATCCTCCTTTCCCAAGCTTATTATCATTAGAGAAATTTCCAGTAGCAGCTTTTATTGTGTTCAAGTCAAACCGCGATGACTCTATCCTTGTAATGTCATCCATATCTGTAACCAATAAAGATGTTGATGAATACTAACTTCATTTGGACAAAGGAAGCTGGAAAACTAACTGTTGTGGATGTCACCATTTATTGTTATAGCATAACAAAGCAATAGGAATACAATAGGCAAAAAAGGTACAGAAAGCCTGTACCTATCCAAAGAAAAGGCCAACACAACAGACAATGCAATAAGGAACCCCTGAAAGAGGCACCCAACACAAGGAAAAAGCAAAAAACAGAGCCATTAAAACAGCAAAACTAGACCACTAACTAAATCTTTAGTACTGCCTTTGAGGACTCTCAAGACCTGACAGAAAGGATGGTCGTTCTCTACAAACAACAACATCACCTCTCCTCATATTACACCCCCTCTTTGCAAGTTTATCAGCAGAGAAATTTATCTCTTTGTAACTGTGAACGAAATCCCAATCCCTCAACTTGCTTTTTATCTTATTCCACCTGGTGGTTGCAACCCAAGGAAGATTATCAGTTCTAAATGCTAAAAAAACGGCTTTAGAGTCTGATCTGAAACTAATATGATGCATATTATTAGTTATTGCCCATTCACATGCACCTAAGAGTGCCATCACCTCAGCATAGTAGTTAGTCGCAATCCCCATCTAAGATTACAAAGTAAGTACTTACCATCAGGTTCATCAATCGAGTTGTaggctttcttcttcttcttcagatagAAGTATACTAATGCTGTGGAGATGAGTACGAGGGCAATAGCTAAAGGAATGGCCACAATAAGAACTATATTGCTGGAGGACTTATTGTATTTTTCTGCAACATAGAGAGGACTACTTGTCAGCAATATACATTCCTAGAATGAGATAAAAAAAGATAGAATAGCAGTTAACCTTAAGCACAACTTGGAACTATAGAAGAATCTTATGTTAGATGTGTAAACAATACATTTGGTGAACTATATAGTAGTTTGTGCCCAAGTGAAAATGTGCAAAGTGTTTAAAGCTTCATATTAACTCTTGTGTTAGCAAACTGCTATATCCTTGGTTTGATTCTCATTACAAATCTCATGGATCATCTTATAGTTATTAACAGTTTCCAAATTGAACTTAAAACATTTAAACTTACCAGTATCTCCTGTTGTTGCAGTCACATTTGGTTTTGGAGGAGGACTTGAAGGAAGGGGACCTGGATTAGTTTCTTGTTTGTAGTCATAGAAAAGATACGGCTCATACCTTATATTACAACTAGGTCGAAGAACTATCCCACCTATCCTCCCGTAACAACAACTACTGATATTAACAACTGCACCCATTAGGCAATCGTTGCAGTCGCTTGTAGATATATCCGGAGTACATTGAACCAAGCCATAAATTATACTTGTTGAAGAATAATCTATTTCTCCAGTGGCGAAAAGTAAAGTCTCACTGGGGTTTGCATTTGTAGTAGCAATCCTCACTAGACCTTTCATAAACTGTGCTGCTATTTCGTTAAATTCCTTCGGGTTGGTGTAACTCTCCCGGTTGTGCAAAGTGATCTCTGGCTTTTCCTCCATAACAGAAAATATATTTTTGTCCGAGTATCTTAACATACAGTAAGTGTAAAATGTTATGTACTCTTTCGTGTTTGGACAACGTTCTGTCAACTCTGAAATTGCAGTTTCCGCACAAAACTTGCAGGTTTCTTGTGTAATATCTCCTCTACAGAGTAGGATACCATATACTTTATCCAGGTTATTGCCAGTGCTGCCGTTGAAAAACTTTCGATCACTTGCTGTGATGTCGGAAGACAGAGAAGAGAGAACTTTGTTTAGATTCACCTGAAATTGGCTGGGATTTGTGTAATTATCTCCTAGACATCGGTACTCGGTTGCAAATGAGGGTTGTGCGGTTACTTTGTCGCCACTAATGTGTATCATGAGAATGATCACTGCAGAAGTGATCAATCGGAAAATGTAAGAAGACatttttgtttttgcaggttTTATTGATAGACGAAGATAATTAAAATGAAGAATGAGTTGCTCATCTATAGTGAATATTCACAATAATTGGAGTCTGAACAAGTGGTTTGGAGTGATCCACGACCTAGAAGTAGATATTTCCGTACTGATATTTGATAATTGAAGTACTTATTTAGAGTTAGATCTGAAGAAACGTAAGGTGGGTGTTGGGTTTCCCAGACAGCCGCCATACGGGCCCTTCATTTGCTCGTGACACTTGAAACTGAATTGTCCTAAGGAAAGAGTCCTGACTCTGACCTCAGCGAACTAAACCCGATAAATTTTTTCTATGATTTCGATTTTTTATTACTAATTCCAAGAAACCGCAGCAATATTTCCAACAATCTGAAGATTCTGACGACAGTTCAATTTGTGGAATGTTACAATTTTGTGCACATCATCATCTAATCTTTGAGTTTGTCATGCATGTTATGAATTGACACTTCGACTTTCAGGTATATATCCGGGTTGTTGATAGTCATAGTCACTTCGCTGACTCTGAAAAATATTGATATAATTTGAATCTGAAAAGTCATGATTCAATTTGAGGCTCATCTTTTGACTTGGACATTATTTGAAAAGTAGGCATGCTTCGAAATTTAAATTGAAATTTTCGTCGTGGAAAGTTCGTGACCACAAACCTCTTTGCTCAGGTCTCTATATCACTGCTTTAGTGATAAAGAACATTTTTAATAAAGTTTGCTCTTacccgtcaaaaaaaaaaaagaccctcATTGATTTCGTCGAAGTTACACCAAGTCCCATTCATTGTTTCATAACATTCGTGAACGATCATGACAGATACCAAATTCAATCATTTT encodes:
- the LOC113348628 gene encoding transcription factor ILR3-like; the encoded protein is MVSPENPDWLLDYPLIAADFQAPTDGFNWASQHLNGSNPVSVEIDDCFGDSVAVEETSSRKRVRSDSSTSASSSKACREKMRRDRLNDRFVELGCILDPGRPPKMDKAAILSDAVRMVTQLKSETQKLMESNESLQEKIKELKVEKNELRDEKQRLKSEKENLEQQLKATSAPPAGFMPHPSAIPAAFTMQAQAAGDKLMPFMGYPGVAMWQFMPPGAVDISQDHLQRPPVA
- the LOC113348627 gene encoding cysteine-rich receptor-like protein kinase 7, with protein sequence MSSYIFRLITSAVIILMIHISGDKVTAQPSFATEYRCLGDNYTNPSQFQVNLNKVLSSLSSDITASDRKFFNGSTGNNLDKVYGILLCRGDITQETCKFCAETAISELTERCPNTKEYITFYTYCMLRYSDKNIFSVMEEKPEITLHNRESYTNPKEFNEIAAQFMKGLVRIATTNANPSETLLFATGEIDYSSTSIIYGLVQCTPDISTSDCNDCLMGAVVNISSCCYGRIGGIVLRPSCNIRYEPYLFYDYKQETNPGPLPSSPPPKPNVTATTGDTEKYNKSSSNIVLIVAIPLAIALVLISTALVYFYLKKKKKAYNSIDEPDDMDDITRIESSRFDLNTIKAATGNFSNDNKLGKGGFGYVYKGTLSNGQEIAVKRLSINSEQGKKEFKTEVGLLVKLQHRNLVRLLGFCLEGEEKQLIYEFLPNGSLDQIIFDPTKAANLNWETRYKIIGGIAKGLLYLHEDSRLRIIHRDLKAANVLLDEENNAKIADFGMAKLFDLDLTQGNSSKAVGTFGYIAPEYVLHGQFSTKSDVYSFGILLLEIITGRRINQFYESESSEYLLTYVWRHWEEGTALELMDQTLRENYIENEVKRCIQVGLLSVQDVIERPTMAKVAQMLANDTTIPESLPPPAVFSHSRIQLNRFPESDTSTSASKSESSWQFTYQSSISNQSS